Proteins encoded by one window of Swingsia samuiensis:
- a CDS encoding carbonic anhydrase: MACGRDTLAKLLSGVRTFETDVYPESEKLFKDLAHSQAPSTLFITCADSRISPSLITQTEPGELFIVRNVGNIIPAYGEMLGGVSSAIEYAVAVLKVKNIIVCGHSNCGAMNALLDLNSSKLDALPTVRSWLRNAEAARAAMGELRAEDAGPADIKQLTEHNVLLQLAHLKTHPAVVRAQAQNAITLQGWYYDIPNGEMFVLDENTRKAIPVSQALETLGSASKE; encoded by the coding sequence ATGGCTTGTGGTCGCGATACTTTAGCAAAACTGCTCAGTGGTGTTCGTACATTTGAAACAGATGTTTATCCAGAAAGTGAAAAGCTTTTTAAAGATCTTGCACATAGTCAAGCTCCATCAACTCTCTTCATTACTTGCGCTGATAGTCGCATCAGCCCCAGCTTAATCACACAAACTGAGCCTGGTGAATTATTCATTGTTCGTAACGTGGGTAATATCATCCCAGCCTACGGAGAAATGTTAGGCGGTGTATCTTCTGCCATCGAATATGCCGTTGCTGTTCTTAAAGTAAAAAATATCATCGTTTGTGGCCACTCAAATTGTGGAGCTATGAATGCTCTGCTTGATCTGAATTCATCCAAACTTGATGCTCTTCCAACCGTCCGTAGTTGGCTACGTAACGCAGAAGCTGCTCGTGCCGCTATGGGTGAACTTCGTGCGGAAGATGCTGGTCCTGCGGATATTAAACAGCTCACAGAACATAACGTTCTTCTGCAACTTGCTCATTTAAAAACACATCCAGCTGTGGTTCGTGCACAAGCACAAAATGCAATCACTCTTCAAGGATGGTATTACGATATCCCGAATGGTGAAATGTTTGTGCTTGACGAAAATACACGCAAAGCTATCCCTGTCAGTCAAGCACTTGAAACACTCGGCTCTGCTTCTAAAGAATAA